Proteins from one Parasteatoda tepidariorum isolate YZ-2023 chromosome 4, CAS_Ptep_4.0, whole genome shotgun sequence genomic window:
- the LOC107449695 gene encoding monocarboxylate transporter 9, with amino-acid sequence MKSGRDGFRAWVIAFDNFLINFIVVGLGRMSGILYIAFMKMFHIDRQTASMPFSIQQAARTFFGPLAGILGQKYGIRCVTIIGGIIGTISAISCYFVMDITWITVLWGLMFGICTALTTTLNQVPIDQYFDKYKTTAGGFAFSGGCVAAFIFPLILEHLIRSYGMARTFLVLGAFIFLVIPAACLLVEPPWIKKKKANTEEETLISNRTSYNTFSESKETIDFDYLKKESEIVFHLFILMMEDSEFFSGSVSTILGNFTNSLPLVKELEDLQNYLQNKSPKSETTSRSQETYKTYEDNPRWHFLADKLQQLSEKNHKALLLYFPETSHDEVAKVIGMLKTLNNGLSKPKFLEELTEFRRRLQEEKMAKQSNSFIHHIKTAVKLHANPIFLLICLSRGVFMLTFIPLVTIIVDFAMDQGLKQSTGKYLIPVLSLGDLLGRLCLGWINDSGLLSLPKFMLAVMLLLACSTATLPLMHSEVGIIPAILIFGMLEGSLFIRHQILVSMYMEEQEQAIGMGFINFLSGFIGFALPFYIGYFRDVRGSYDGMFYLNGGICAFIGALWIFVPSSSRK; translated from the exons ATGAAGTCGGGCAGAGATGGTTTCAGAGCATGGGTGATAGCATTCGACAATTTCCTTATCAATTTCATTGTGGTGGGACTTGGGAGAATGTCGGGCATTCTGTACATCGCCTTCATGAAGATGTTCCATATAGATAGGCAAACAGCCTCCATGCCATTCAGTATACAACAAGCTGCTAGGACATTCTTTG GACCACTTGCTGGAATCTTGGGTCAAAAGTATGGAATTCGATGTGTCACAATCATCGGAGGAATAATCGGGACGATAAGTGCCATATCCTGCTATTTCGTCATGGATATTACTTGGATCACAGTTCTCTGGGGATTAATGTTTG gTATTTGTACAGCGCTGACCACTACCCTAAACCAAGTACCCATAGATCAATATTTTGACAAGTACAAGACAACCGCAGGCGGATTTGCGTTTTCTGGTGGATGTGTGGCGGCTTTTATTTTTCCTCTCATACTCGAACACCTCATCAGATCATACGGAATGGCTCGAACTTTTCTCGTTTTGGGTGCTTTCATATTCCTCGTGATTCCTGCCGCATGCTTGCTCGTCGAACCACCCTGGATCAAGAAGAAGAAAGCAAACACCGAAGAAGAAACACTGATTAGCAATCGCACCTCTTACAATACATTTTCCGAATCGAAAGAGACAATAGACTTTGACTATTTAAAGAAAGAGAGTGAAATAGTATTCCACCTCTTCATTCTGATGATGGAGGACTCGGAATTTTTTTCCGGTTCCGTTTCGACCATTTTGGGAAATTTCACGAACTCCCTACCCTTAGTGAAAGAGTTGGAAGATCTGCAAAATTATCTCCAAAATAAGTCTCCCAAATCGGAAACAACCAGTCGATCGCAAGAGACCTACAAGACGTACGAGGACAATCCTCGGTGGCATTTCCTAGCCGATAAACTGCAGCAGTTGTCTGAAAAAAACCACAAGgcattgcttttatattttccagaaaCATCACACGACGAAGTGGCGAAAGTGATAGGAAtgttgaaaacattgaataacgGTTTATCGAAACCGAAATTTCTCGAGGAACTGACGGAGTTTCGTCGACGATTGCAGGAAGAAAAAATGGCGAAACAATCCAACTCTTTCATTCATCACATAAAGACGGCTGTTAAACTCCACGCAAATCCCATCTTTTTGTTGATTTGTTTGTCACGGGGCGTTTTCATGCTGACCTTCATTCCCCTGGTGACCATCATAGTGGACTTTGCCATGGACCAAGGCTTGAAACAGAGTACTGGGAAATATCTTATCCCGGTTTTATCTTTAGGGGATTTATTGGGCAGATTGTGCCTCGGATGGATTAATGACAGCGGTCTTCTCAGCCTTCCGAAATTCATGCTCGCGGTGATGCTTCTTCTGGCATGCAGCACGGCCACTCTACCCCTCATGCACTCCGAAGTAGGCATCATTCCGGCCATCTTGATTTTTGGTATGCTGGAAGGATCCCTCTTCATTCGACACCAAATCTTAGTTTCGATGTATATGGAAGAACAAGAACAGGCCATAGGAATGGGATTCATTAATTTCCTGTCTGGATTCATTGGATTTGCTCTTCCATTTTACATAG GTTATTTCAGAGATGTGCGTGGATCTTATGACGGAATGTTCTATCTGAATGGTGGTATATGTGCTTTCATCGGAGCCTTGTGGATTTTCGTTCCCTCCTCTTCTAGAAAATAA